In a genomic window of Bacillota bacterium:
- a CDS encoding SOS response-associated peptidase codes for MCGRFTLTQPEAVAQRFGVQVALLEFPPRYNIAPSQPVAVIMQNGERRLEACRWGLVPFWAKDPEIGNRLINARAETLAEKPAFKYSLVRRRCLIPADGFYEWRKEGNRRVPVYIRRRDGEIFAFAGLWDEWQSPDGSPLRTCTIITTEPNALIAPIHDRMPAILTPEHEATWLDGSLKDPARLLTLLQPYPERELEAFAVSFRVNNPNHDDPQCIQPV; via the coding sequence ATGTGCGGACGTTTCACGCTCACACAACCGGAGGCGGTCGCGCAAAGGTTCGGAGTGCAGGTCGCTCTGCTCGAGTTTCCGCCGCGATATAATATCGCGCCGTCGCAGCCGGTGGCGGTCATCATGCAAAACGGCGAACGCAGACTGGAAGCCTGTCGCTGGGGGCTCGTGCCTTTTTGGGCGAAGGACCCTGAGATTGGCAACCGGCTGATTAACGCCCGTGCGGAGACCCTGGCAGAGAAACCCGCGTTCAAATACTCGCTGGTACGGCGCAGGTGTCTCATACCCGCCGACGGGTTCTACGAATGGCGTAAAGAGGGCAATCGTCGCGTGCCGGTCTATATCCGACGGCGCGATGGGGAGATCTTTGCCTTCGCGGGGCTTTGGGACGAATGGCAATCGCCTGACGGCTCGCCCCTGCGCACCTGCACCATCATCACCACCGAGCCAAACGCGCTCATCGCCCCCATTCATGACCGCATGCCCGCCATCCTGACGCCCGAGCACGAAGCGACGTGGCTGGACGGGTCCCTGAAAGACCCCGCGCGACTGCTCACGCTGTTGCAGCCCTATCCCGAGCGGGAACTGGAGGCGTTCGCCGTCTCTTTTCGGGTAAACAA